The following proteins are co-located in the Athene noctua chromosome 16, bAthNoc1.hap1.1, whole genome shotgun sequence genome:
- the MYH7B gene encoding myosin-7B isoform X2, which translates to MEAFGNAKTIRNDNSSRFGKFIRIHFGPSGKLASADIDIYLLEKSRVIFQQPKERSYHIYYQILSGKKPELQDMLLLSLNPYDYHFCSQGVTTVDNLDDGEELMATDHAMDILGFSNDEKYGSYKIVGAIMHFGNMKFKQKQREEQAEADGTESADKAAYLMGISSADLIKGLLHPRVKVGNEYVTKGQNVEQVVYAVGALAKATYDRMFKWLVTRINKTLDTKLARQFFIGVLDIAGFEIFDFNSFEQLCINFTNEKLQQFFNHHMFVLEQEEYKKEGIEWVFIDFGLDLQACIDLIEKPLGILSILEEECMFPKASDMSFKAKLYDNHIGKSPNFQKPRPDKKRKYEAHFELVHYAGVVPYNIVGWLDKNKDPLNETVVSVFQKSQNKLLASLYENYVSSTSEEPHKPGTKEKRKKAASFQTVSQLHKENLNKLMTNLRSTQPHFVRCIIPNETKTPGAMDAFLVLHQLRCNGVLEGIRICRKGFPNRILYADFKQRYRILNPAAIPDDKFMDSRKATEKLLSSLELDHSQYKFGHTKVFFKAGLLGMLEEMRDERLAKILTMLQARIRGHLMRIEYQKIISRREALYTIQWNIRAFNAVKNWSWMKLFFKIKPLLKSAQTEKEMSNLKEEFQKLKEALEKSEAKRKELEEKQVSMIQEKNDLALQLQAEQDNLADAEERCDLLIKSKIQLEAKVKELTERLEDEEEMNSDLTAKRRKLEDECAELKKDIDDLEITLAKVEKEKHATENKVKNLIEEMAALDEIIAKLTKEKKALQEAHQQALDDLQAEEDKVNTLTKAKVKLEQQVDDLESSLEQEKKVRMDLERAKRKLEGDLKLTQESIMDLENDKQQLEEKLKKKDFEMSQLNSRIEDGQVIEAQLQKKIKELQARIEELEEELEAERAARAKVEKQRAEVSRELEELSERLEEAGGATALQLEMNKKREAEFLKLRRDLEEATLQHESTAAALRKKHADSVAELSEQIDNLQRVKQKLEKEKSEMKMEVDDLSSNIEYLTKNKATAEKLCRTYEDQLSEAKSKVDELQRQLNDVSTQRGRLQTENGELSRLLEEKESFINQLSRGKTSFTQNIEELKRQLEEETKSKNALAHALQASRHDCDLLREQYEEEVEAKSELQRNLSKANAEVAQWRTKYETDAIQRTEELEEAKKKLAIRLQEAEEAVEAAHAKCSSLEKTKHRLQTEIEDLSVDLERANSACAALDKKQRNFDRILAEWKQKYEETQAELEASQKESRSLSTELFKLKNAYEESLDNLETLKRENKNLQEEIADLTDQISMSGKTIHELEKLKKALESEKSDIQAALEEAEGALEHEESKTLRIQLELNQIKADVDRKLAEKDEEFENLRRNHQRAMDSMQATLDAEARAKNEAVRLRKKMEGDLNEMEIQLSHANRQAAEFQKLVRQLQAQMKDLQIELDDTQRQNDDLKEQAAALERRNNLLLAEVEELRAALEQAERSRKLAEQELLEATERVNLLHSQNTGLINQKKKLEADISQLSSEVEDAVQECRNAEEKAKKAITDAAMMAEELKKEQDTSAHLERMKKNMEQTIKDLQMRLDEAEQIALKGGKKQIQKLEARVRELEGELDVEQKKMAEAQKGIRKYERRIKELSYQAEEDRKNLTRMQDLIDKLQSKVKSYKRQFEEAEQQANSNLVKYRKVQHELDDAEERADIAETQVNKLRARTREVITSKHE; encoded by the exons GGCAAGTTCATCCGGATCCATTTTGGCCCCTCAGGGAAGCTGGCCTCCGCAGACATAGACATCT ATCTTCTGGAAAAATCAAGAGTGATTTTCCAGCAACCCAAAGAGCGAAGTTACCACATCTACTACCAGATCCTCTCCGGGAAGAAACCAGAGCTGCAAG ATATGCTGCTGCTCTCCCTCAACCCCTATGACTACCACTTCTGCTCTCAGGGTGTAACAACTGTGGACAACCTGGATGATGGCGAGGAACTCATGGCGACAGAT CACGCCATGGACATCTTGGGCTTCAGCAATGATGAGAAATACGGCTCCTATAAAATAGTGGGCGCTATCATGCACTTTGGCAACATGAAGTTCAAGCAAAAGCAGCGAGAAGAGCAGGCAGAGGCTGACGGCACTGAAA GTGCTGACAAAGCTGCCTACCTCATGGGAATCAGCTCAGCTGACCTCATCAAGGGGTTGCTCCATCCTCGTGTGAAAGTGGGCAATGAATATGTGACCAAAGGTCAGAACGTGGAACAG GTTGTCTATGCTGTGGGAGCCCTGGCTAAAGCCACCTACGATCGCATGTTCAAGTGGCTGGTGACTCGGATCAACAAGACCCTGGACACCAAGCTGGCCAGACAGTTCTTCATCGGAGTATTGGACATTGCAGGCTTTGAGATCTTTGAC ttcaacagctttGAGCAGCTGTGCATCAACTTCACCAACGAGAAGCTGCAACAGTTCTTCAACCACCACATGTTTGTCCTGGAGCAGGAAGAATACAAGAAGGAAGGCATCGAATGGGTCTTCATTGACTTTGGCCTGGATCTGCAGGCTTGCATCGACCTGATTGAGAAG CCACTGGGAATCCTGTCCATCCTCGAAGAGGAGTGCATGTTCCCGAAAGCCTCTGACATGTCGTTCAAAGCTAAGCTCTATGACAACCACATTGGGAAGTCGCCCAACTTCCAGAAGCCCCGGCCAGATAAAAAGCGAAAATATGAGGCCCACTTTGAGCTGGTGCACTATGCTGGTGTG GTGCCGTACAACATTGTTGGGTGGCTGGACAAGAACAAGGACCCTCTGAATGAGACAGTGGTGTCTGTGTTCCAAAAATCCCAAAATAAGCTCCTGGCCTCCCTCTATGAGAACTATGTGAGCTCTACTTCAG AGGAACCTCACAAGCCAGGAACCAAGGAGAAACGTAAAAAGGCAGCTTCTTTCCAAACAGTGTCACAGCTGCACAAG GAGAATCTCAACAAGCTGATGACCAACCTGCGCTCCACTCAGCCCCACTTCGTCCGCTGCATCATCCCCAATGAGACAAAGACCCCAG GAGCCATGGATGCCTTCCTGGTGCTGCATCAGCTGAGGTGTAATGGTGTCCTTGAAGGTATCCGCATCTGCCGTAAGGGATTCCCCAACAGGATCCTCTACGCAGACTTCAAGCAACG CTACCGTATCCTGAATCCAGCAGCCATTCCAGATGACAAGTTTATGGACAGCAGAaaggccacagagaagctgctgagcTCCCTGGAACTGGACCACTCACAGTACAAGTTTGGTCATACCAAG GTGTTTTTCAAGGCTGGTTTGCTGGGCATGCTGGAAGAGATGAGAGATGAGCGTCTGGCCAAGATCCTGACCATGCTGCAGGCCAGAATCCGCGGGCACCTCATGCGCATTGAGTATCAGAAGATCATCAGCAGGAG GGAAGCCCTCTATACCATCCAGTGGAATATCCGGGCCTTCAATGCTGTCAAGAACTGGTCCTGGATGAAGTTGTTCTTCAAGATCAAGCCTTTACTCAAGTCTGCTCAGACTGAGAAAGAGATGTCCAACCTGAAGGAGGAGTTCCAGAAGCTGAAGGAAGCTCTGGAGAAGTCTGAGGCTAAGAGGAAGGAACTGGAAGAGAAGCAGGTCTCCATGATCCAAGAGAAGAATGACCTGGCTCTCCAGCTGCAGGCA GAACAAGACAACCTGGCAGATGCAGAGGAACGCTGTGACCTGCTGATCAAGTCCAAGATCCAGCTGGAGGCCAAAGTGAAGGAGCTGACAGAGCGtctggaggatgaggaggagatGAACTCGGACCTCACTGCCAAGAGACGCAAGCTGGAGGATGAGTGTGCAGAGCTGAAGAAGGACATTGATGACCTAGAGATCACGCTGGCCAAGGTGGAGAAGGAGAAGCATGCCACAGAGAACAAG GTTAAAAACCTGATTGAAGAGATGGCTGCTCTGGATGAGATCATTGCCAAGCTGACGAAAGAGAAGAAAGCATTGCAAGAGGCTCATCAGCAGGCCCTGGATGACCTGCAGGCTGAGGAAGACAAGGTCAACACGCTGACCAAAGCCAAGGTCAAACTGGAGCAGCAAGTGGATGAT CTGGAAAGCTCTCTTGAACAAGAAAAGAAAGTCCGCATGGACCTGGAAAGAGCAAAGCGGAAGCTTGAGGGAGACCTGAAGTTGACACAAGAGTCCATAATGGATCTGGAGAATGAcaaacagcagctggaggagaaacTCAAGAA GAAAGACTTTGAAATGAGTCAGCTGAATTCAAGGATTGAAGATGGGCAAGTGATTGAGGCCCAGCTGCAGAAGAAGATCAAGGAGCTCCAG GCCCGCAttgaggagctggaggaggagctggaggctgAACGTGCTGCCAGGGCCAAGGTGGAGAAGCAGCGGGCAGAAGTGTcacgggagctggaggagctgagcGAGCGCCTGGAGGAGGCCGGTGGCGCGACGGCCTTGCAGCTGGAGATGAACAAGAAGCGGGAAGCAGAGTTCCTGAAGCTGCGGCGGGACCTGGAAGAGGCAACCCTGCAGCATGAGTCCACAGCGGCTGCCCTGCGGAAGAAGCACGCGGACAGTGTGGCGGAGCTGAGCGAGCAGATCGACAACCTGCAGCGCGTCaagcagaagctggagaaggagaagagtGAGATGAAGATGGAGGTGGATGACCTATCATCCAACATTGAGTATCTCACCAAGAACAAG GCCACTGCTGAGAAGCTGTGCCGCACCTATGAGGACCAGCTGAGTGAGGCCAAGTCCAAAGTGGATGAGCTGCAGCGACAGCTGAACGATGTGAGCACCCAGCGGGGCAGGCTGCAGACTGAGAACG GGGAGCTCAGTCGGCTGCTGGAAGAGAAGGAGTCCTTCATCAACCAGCTGAGCCGTGGCAAGACCTCATTCACCCAGAACATCGAGGAACTCaagaggcagctggaggaagagACCAAG AGCAAGAATGCCCTGGCCCATGCCCTGCAAGCCTCCCGGCATGACTGTGACCTGCTGCGGGAGCAGTatgaggaggaggtggaggccaAGAGTGAGCTCCAGAGGAACTTGTCCAAGGCTAACGCAGAAGTGGCCCAGTGGAGAACCAAGTACGAGacagatgccatccagaggacggaggagctggaggaagctAA GAAGAAGCTGGCCATCCGGCTGCAGGAGGCGGAGGAGGCAGTGGAAGCTGCCCATGCTAAGTGCTCCTCGCTGGAAAAGACCAAGCACCGGCTGCAGACAGAGATCGAGGACCTCTCAGTGGACCTGGAGCGTGCCAACTCGGCCTGTGCTGCCCTGGACAAGAAGCAGCGCAACTTTGACAGGATCCTGGCTGAGTGGAAGCAGAAGTATGAGGAGACCCAGGCGGAGCTGGAGGCATCACAGAAGGAGTCGCGTAGCCTGAGCACAGAGCTCTTCAAGCTCAAGAATGCCTACGAGGAGTCCCTGGACAACCTGGAGACCCTCAAGAGGGAGAACAAGAACCTGCAGG AGGAAATTGCTGACCTGACTGACCAGATCAGTATGAGTGGCAAAACCATCCATGAGCTGGAGAAGCTAAAGAAAGCCCTGGAGAGTGAGAAGAGCGATATccaggcagctctggaggaggctgag GGGGCCCTGGAGCACGAGGAGAGCAAGACACTGCGCATCCAGCTGGAGCTGAACCAGATCAAGGCTGATGTGGACAGGAAGTTAGCAGAGAAGGACGAGGAGTTTGAGAACCtgag GCGCAACCACCAGCGCGCCATGGACTCCATGCAGGCCACGCTGGATGCGGAGGCCCGAGCCAAGAATGAGGCTGTCCGGCTGAGGAAGAAGATGGAAGGAGACCTGAACGAGATGGAGATCCAGCTGAGCCACGCCAACCGCCAGGCCGCCGAGTTCCAGAAACTGGTCCGCCAGCTCCAGGCCCAGATGAAG GACCTGCAAATCGAGTTGGATGACACTCAACGCCAAAATGAcgacctgaaggagcaggcagctgccctggagCGCCGCAACaacctgctgctggcagaggtggAGGAGCTGCGGGCAGCGCTGGagcaggcagagaggagcaggaagctggcagagcaggagctgctggaggccaCCGAGAGGGTCAACCTGCTCCACTCCCAG AACACGGGCCTGATCAACCAAAAGAAGAAGCTGGAGGCTGACATCTCACAGCTGAGCAGCGAGGTGGAGGACGCGGTGCAGGAGTGCCGCAATGCTGAGGAGAAGGCGAAGAAGGCTATCACGGAT GCTGCCATGATGGCAGAAGAGttgaagaaggagcaggacacGAGCGCGCACCTGGAGCGGATGAAGAAGAACATGGAGCAGACT